From Brucella pseudogrignonensis:
GTGCCACCAGTACGTCCACTCTTTTCATCAAAGTCGCGCATCAAACACCTGAATACATCATCACTCCCATTATGTGAGACAGAACGCTGCTTGAATGCAAGTAAACAGTTCAATTTTTCAATGGCGGGCCTTACAAAAGCGATAAGACGATATTGGGAGGAATTGATGAAAATCATATCAGCAGAGGTCATCCTCGTCGAAATACCCTTTGCGCTGCGCGGCTCGGGCGTAGGCATCATGCCGACCGCATGGAAGACCCTTGAATTTGCTTTGGTTCGATTGGAAGACGAGCTTGGCAATGTGGGATGGGGTGAAGGATTTGGATATTCTCTGATCGACGCGACCAAGTCCGTGATTGATCGCTTGATATTGCCATTGCTTGTTGGGGCAGAAATCGACGATATCCCGGCGTGGAACGCCAAGACGCAGCGGCAATTGCATATGTTCGGACGTTACGGCGTTACAATCTTTGCCATCTCCGGCGTCGACATCGCATTGTGGGATCTCGCGTCGAAACGTGCTGGAAAGCCGCTCTATCAGTTACTTGCTGGCGAGCGTCAGATCCGCCATGAAATTCCTTTTTATGCGAGCCTTGTTCGGTATGCGGAGCATGATCTGGTTGTCGACGCCTCGAAGCAGGTTAGGGATGCGGGTTTTAACCGCATCAAATTGCATGAGATTACGCTGCCTGCGATCACCGCATGCCGCAAAACGGTGGGAAATCACACGGATATTTGTGTCGATGTTAATTGCGCATGGTCACACGAATTCATCGAAAACAATCATGCCGAATTGAAGGCGCTCGCTCTTACATGGCTTGAGGAGCCGATCTACCCACCCGAGGATTTTGCGGCCTTAGCTTCTCTTCGGGGCAGAGGGATTAACATCGCAGCTGGTGAAAATTGGTGCACAAGCTTCCAGATCGAGCAGGCATTGAAAGCCGGCGCCGTCGATTATCTGCAGCCGAGCATGACCAAGGTTGGTGGCATTTCCGAATATCTCCGGATTGTAGATCTGGCAGATGCCGCCAATACAACGCTAATGCCGCATTCTCCTTACTTCGGCCCCGGCTTTTACGCGTCGTTGCAGGTTGCGGCTGCCCGTCCATCGATCACCGCGCTTGAGTACAACTTTGTTCAACCGGACGCCTGGCTTGCGGACGTCGAGGGCATACGCAACGGCGATATGATCCGCGTCTCGGACAAACCCGGCATCGGTTTCGAGCCGGATCTGGATGTCATCAAGAAATACGGTCGCGTGCTAGGGAGTCGCAATCAATGAAGGCCAACAATATCAAAAAGGTCTGGTCGGAGGGTGGCTGTGTCCTCAACGGCTGGCTGTCAATCGCCAATGCCTTTTCGGCCGAAATCATGGCCGAACAAGGCTACGATAGCATAGGCATCGACCTGCAGCACGGCATCGTCGACTATCAGGCGGCGGTCTCTATGTTGCAAGCGATGCGAGCAAGCGGCATCGTCCCGCTTATTCGTGTTCCCTGGCTCGACCCTGCCCTGATCATGAAGGCGCTCGATGCGGGCGCTTACGGCGTTGTCTGCCCAATGATTAATTCGCGTGCCGAAGCTGAAGCGTTAGTTTCGTACGTTCGCTATCCCCCGAAAGGGGTTCGCAGTTTTGGACCTTCCCGCGCCGCTATTTCGGCAGGTGCCAACTATGGCCAGGAAGCCGACGACCAAGTGCTTTGCTTCGCAATGATTGAAACAGCGAACGCGATGCAAAATCTCGCCGAGATCGTTACGACACCGGGCCTCGACGGTATCTATATCGGTCCTGCCGATCTTACGATCGGTCTCACTGGCATGAAATACCCAACCGGTTTTGATCGAGAAGAACCGGAACTGGTCGAGAACATCAAGCGGATTCTGAGCGCGGCGCATGGCGCCGGGATTAAGGCCGCACTTCATTGCGGAACGCCAACCTATGCGGCCAAAGCAGCAGAATGGGGATTCGACATGGTCACCGTCTCGAATGACGTTAGGTTGCTGACGGGCGCAGCTGCCGCGAGTGTCAAAACGTTCCGTGATCTGAGGTGCGCATCAAAGCCTGACGGGACAACCGCGCCGACGAAGCAATTGGGCAACAAAAGCGCATACTGAAACGGGTGGAAATCAAAATGACATTAATTGTTTCGCCAGCACTGGTTGTCGGGAATGGCCCTGCGAGGATCATCGCGGTGACCGGGTGGATGGGCGATCACCGCTTGTTCGAACCGTTCTTGCCGCTCATCGACAAGGAGCGCTACAGCTTTGCGCTTCTCGATGCGCGCGGCTACGGCAGCCGGATACAGGAAGACGGCCCTTATACCGTCGAGCAGATCGCGGAAGATGTCGTCTCCTGCGCCGATCAACTCGGCTGGGACCACTTTCACATGATTGGACACTC
This genomic window contains:
- a CDS encoding aldolase/citrate lyase family protein, which codes for MKANNIKKVWSEGGCVLNGWLSIANAFSAEIMAEQGYDSIGIDLQHGIVDYQAAVSMLQAMRASGIVPLIRVPWLDPALIMKALDAGAYGVVCPMINSRAEAEALVSYVRYPPKGVRSFGPSRAAISAGANYGQEADDQVLCFAMIETANAMQNLAEIVTTPGLDGIYIGPADLTIGLTGMKYPTGFDREEPELVENIKRILSAAHGAGIKAALHCGTPTYAAKAAEWGFDMVTVSNDVRLLTGAAAASVKTFRDLRCASKPDGTTAPTKQLGNKSAY
- a CDS encoding mandelate racemase/muconate lactonizing enzyme family protein, with amino-acid sequence MKIISAEVILVEIPFALRGSGVGIMPTAWKTLEFALVRLEDELGNVGWGEGFGYSLIDATKSVIDRLILPLLVGAEIDDIPAWNAKTQRQLHMFGRYGVTIFAISGVDIALWDLASKRAGKPLYQLLAGERQIRHEIPFYASLVRYAEHDLVVDASKQVRDAGFNRIKLHEITLPAITACRKTVGNHTDICVDVNCAWSHEFIENNHAELKALALTWLEEPIYPPEDFAALASLRGRGINIAAGENWCTSFQIEQALKAGAVDYLQPSMTKVGGISEYLRIVDLADAANTTLMPHSPYFGPGFYASLQVAAARPSITALEYNFVQPDAWLADVEGIRNGDMIRVSDKPGIGFEPDLDVIKKYGRVLGSRNQ